From a region of the Ardenticatena maritima genome:
- the nuoH gene encoding NADH-quinone oxidoreductase subunit NuoH, whose amino-acid sequence MLADFIETIVKIIVVVVVLLTGFAYMTWFERRVIARLQVRIGPNRVGPEGLLQPLADGVKLFFKEDIIPAEADKVLYLLAPVLAVVPSLLAAAVLPFGPDITLFGRTIHLYIADINIALLYFLGLGSLGVYSVVLAGWASNNKYALLGGLRASAQMISYELAMGLSVLSIVMLAGSFSLVDIVNAQAGGRWFVLMQPLAFIIFIITMLAETKRAPFDLPEAEQELVAGFHTEYSGMKFALFYMGEYIGMIVISGVAVSLFLGGWRGPFAEQIPLLGVLYFFLKVALFMFFFVWMRATLPRLRYDRLMQLGWKVLLPLSLANVVITALAVVARDTGFFGLLG is encoded by the coding sequence ATGCTGGCCGATTTCATCGAGACCATTGTGAAAATTATCGTCGTTGTGGTTGTGCTGCTCACGGGCTTTGCCTACATGACCTGGTTCGAGCGGCGTGTGATTGCGCGTTTACAGGTGCGCATTGGTCCTAACCGTGTGGGGCCTGAGGGCTTGTTGCAACCACTGGCGGATGGGGTGAAACTCTTCTTCAAGGAAGACATCATCCCCGCCGAAGCCGATAAAGTGCTCTACTTGCTGGCGCCCGTGCTGGCGGTTGTGCCGTCGTTGCTGGCGGCGGCGGTGCTGCCTTTTGGTCCCGACATCACGCTGTTTGGGCGCACCATTCACCTCTACATCGCCGACATCAACATTGCCTTGCTCTACTTCCTGGGGCTGGGATCGCTGGGTGTGTACAGCGTGGTGTTGGCCGGCTGGGCGTCGAACAACAAGTATGCCTTGCTGGGGGGCTTGCGTGCGTCAGCGCAGATGATTTCCTACGAATTGGCGATGGGACTGTCGGTGCTTTCGATTGTCATGCTGGCGGGCTCCTTCAGCCTGGTGGATATCGTCAACGCGCAAGCCGGTGGGCGCTGGTTCGTGCTGATGCAACCGCTGGCGTTCATCATCTTCATTATCACGATGCTGGCGGAAACGAAGCGCGCCCCGTTCGACTTGCCGGAAGCCGAACAGGAATTGGTGGCTGGTTTCCACACCGAATACAGCGGGATGAAGTTCGCCCTCTTCTACATGGGGGAATACATCGGCATGATTGTAATTAGCGGCGTTGCGGTTTCGCTCTTCCTGGGCGGCTGGCGCGGTCCGTTTGCCGAGCAGATTCCGCTGTTGGGCGTGCTCTACTTCTTCCTGAAAGTGGCTCTGTTCATGTTCTTCTTCGTCTGGATGCGCGCCACCTTGCCCCGTTTGCGCTACGACCGCTTGATGCAATTGGGATGGAAAGTGTTGTTGCCGCTTTCGCTGGCGAATGTGGTCATCACGGCGTTGGCGGTGGTGGCGCGTGATACGGGATTCTTTGGCCTGTTGGGATAG
- the nuoG gene encoding NADH-quinone oxidoreductase subunit NuoG yields MSEQNLVTIYIDGQPVQAPAGTPIVEAAKAAGIEIPVFCHHSKLTPVGMCRMCLVRVGTPARTRTGELELDENGNPVIRWFPRLMTGCTTPITEGMHVEVNIPEVQDAWRGTLEFLLTSHPLDCPVCDKGGECPLQDLTFAYGPDLSRFYKPYKLHFEKPIPLSELIWLDRERCIYCSRCIRFCDEIANDPVLDFADRGRGQHIVSVSDVPFDSYFSGNTTDICPVGALTTEDFRFKARVWELNNVPSVCPHCPVGCNIVIGERAGDIKRIMPRQNEWVNEIWMCDKGRFGHHFVRAEDRLTTPLIKGEDGQFREATWPEALDYVANRLSAVIATEGPLAVGGIAGGRAANEDLYLFVKLFRDVLGSPNIDHRIAWPVGTGIEQAVAEVGLTSESNLNALGKGATILMLGTDVNEAQPVTYLRVRKARRSGAHVVVAQARRVKEHAEATHTLDYRVGGEAHAVVALLKAVLARLDEPFGAYKKLDGKDDVLAALEALSQEDLLAQAGLTAEAVEAAAEAIASAEHLVVMVGREALVGAGVNATTLVDAVVALLTATGKAGQPNSGLVALWPHNNTQGANDMGVLPHLLPGYEPAEAIGADIDAMLTGAAGLKAMYIMAADPVRDRPSSRAVLENLDFLVVQDLFLTETAQLADVVLPAAAFAERDGTYTSYERRVQRFDEALEPPGDAMPDWWILAQLASRFDAAWPLYTLADDVMQEIAKQVKRYKKMTYDNLEGEPVVWSTTADRHHIYTGTATLNSWFGRQWEVEAEARRPKFALRWHDLQAVEDAEGFRVVPQTRLYDNGTLIRRSTLLDQRRARPEVVLSAADAERLGVQDGDVVRLVRDGVQVEAPARIGKGVQPGVVVVPVDVDGTEWNALTGGGLEAPVVRLEKGAQA; encoded by the coding sequence ATGAGCGAACAAAACCTTGTTACCATTTACATTGATGGACAACCCGTTCAAGCGCCCGCCGGTACCCCAATTGTCGAGGCGGCGAAGGCGGCTGGTATCGAAATCCCCGTCTTTTGCCACCATTCCAAGTTGACGCCGGTGGGGATGTGCCGCATGTGTCTGGTGCGCGTCGGCACGCCTGCGCGCACACGCACGGGCGAGCTGGAATTGGACGAAAACGGCAACCCCGTCATTCGTTGGTTCCCGCGCTTGATGACCGGGTGTACGACGCCGATTACCGAGGGCATGCACGTTGAGGTCAACATTCCCGAAGTGCAGGATGCATGGCGGGGGACGCTCGAATTCTTGCTGACAAGCCACCCGCTTGACTGCCCGGTCTGCGACAAAGGCGGCGAGTGCCCATTGCAAGACCTCACGTTCGCCTATGGGCCCGACCTGAGCCGCTTCTATAAACCCTACAAACTGCACTTTGAAAAGCCCATCCCGCTGAGCGAACTCATCTGGCTCGACCGGGAACGCTGTATCTACTGCTCGCGCTGTATTCGCTTCTGCGATGAGATTGCCAACGACCCCGTGCTCGATTTTGCCGACCGTGGGCGTGGGCAACACATTGTGAGCGTGAGCGATGTCCCGTTTGATTCGTATTTCAGCGGGAACACAACCGACATTTGCCCGGTTGGCGCGTTGACGACCGAAGATTTCCGCTTCAAGGCGCGTGTGTGGGAGCTCAACAATGTGCCGAGCGTCTGCCCGCACTGCCCCGTGGGGTGCAACATTGTCATTGGCGAACGCGCGGGCGATATCAAGCGCATTATGCCGCGCCAAAACGAGTGGGTGAACGAAATCTGGATGTGCGACAAGGGGCGCTTTGGGCACCACTTTGTGCGCGCCGAAGACCGGTTGACCACGCCGCTCATCAAGGGCGAAGATGGGCAATTCCGCGAAGCCACCTGGCCCGAAGCGTTGGACTACGTCGCCAATCGGCTTTCGGCGGTGATTGCGACCGAGGGACCGTTGGCGGTGGGTGGTATTGCCGGTGGGCGCGCCGCCAATGAAGATTTGTACCTCTTTGTAAAACTGTTCCGCGATGTGCTGGGGTCGCCGAACATTGACCACCGCATTGCCTGGCCGGTGGGCACGGGTATCGAACAGGCTGTTGCCGAAGTGGGGCTGACCAGCGAGTCGAACCTGAATGCGCTGGGCAAAGGCGCAACCATTCTCATGCTGGGGACGGATGTCAACGAAGCCCAGCCGGTCACCTACTTGCGTGTGCGCAAGGCGCGCCGCAGTGGCGCACATGTGGTGGTGGCGCAAGCACGCCGCGTCAAAGAACATGCCGAAGCCACACACACGCTCGACTATCGCGTCGGCGGCGAAGCCCACGCGGTGGTGGCGTTGCTGAAAGCGGTGCTTGCGCGCCTGGATGAACCTTTTGGCGCATACAAGAAACTCGACGGCAAAGATGACGTGCTCGCCGCGCTTGAAGCGCTTTCGCAAGAAGACTTGCTGGCGCAAGCCGGGCTCACCGCCGAAGCGGTTGAAGCCGCCGCCGAGGCGATTGCTTCCGCCGAGCACCTGGTGGTGATGGTGGGGCGCGAAGCCCTGGTGGGGGCTGGTGTGAACGCGACAACGCTGGTGGATGCTGTGGTTGCGTTGCTGACGGCAACCGGTAAAGCAGGGCAACCCAACAGCGGGTTGGTGGCGCTCTGGCCGCACAACAACACGCAGGGCGCGAACGATATGGGCGTGTTGCCGCACTTGTTGCCCGGCTATGAACCTGCTGAAGCCATTGGCGCTGACATTGACGCCATGTTGACCGGCGCCGCCGGGCTCAAAGCCATGTACATCATGGCCGCCGACCCCGTGCGCGACCGCCCGTCGAGCCGTGCCGTGCTTGAAAACCTCGACTTCCTGGTCGTGCAAGACCTCTTCCTGACGGAGACGGCGCAACTGGCGGATGTGGTGTTGCCGGCGGCGGCGTTTGCCGAACGCGATGGGACTTACACGTCCTATGAACGCCGTGTCCAGCGTTTCGATGAAGCGTTGGAACCGCCGGGCGACGCTATGCCCGACTGGTGGATTTTGGCGCAATTGGCGTCGCGTTTTGATGCGGCCTGGCCGCTTTATACGCTCGCCGATGATGTGATGCAGGAGATTGCCAAGCAGGTCAAACGCTACAAGAAGATGACCTATGACAATCTCGAAGGCGAGCCGGTTGTGTGGAGCACGACCGCCGACCGCCACCACATCTACACGGGCACGGCGACGCTCAACTCCTGGTTTGGGCGGCAGTGGGAAGTGGAAGCCGAAGCGCGGCGGCCAAAGTTTGCGTTGCGCTGGCATGATTTGCAAGCAGTGGAGGATGCCGAAGGCTTCCGCGTGGTGCCGCAAACGCGGCTCTATGATAACGGCACGCTCATTCGCCGCAGCACCTTGCTTGACCAGCGCCGTGCACGCCCCGAAGTGGTGTTGAGCGCGGCGGACGCCGAGCGCCTGGGTGTGCAGGATGGCGATGTCGTGCGTCTGGTACGCGATGGCGTGCAGGTTGAAGCCCCTGCGCGTATTGGAAAAGGCGTGCAGCCGGGTGTGGTCGTCGTGCCGGTGGACGTAGATGGTACTGAATGGAACGCTTTGACGGGGGGCGGTTTGGAAGCCCCTGTGGTTCGTCTTGAAAAGGGAGCGCAAGCATAA